In Streptomyces chartreusis NRRL 3882, the following are encoded in one genomic region:
- a CDS encoding TetR family transcriptional regulator: MPDSKPTVPSRRSDATRAAILDAARERFAADGYERATIRTIARDAGIDPSMVMRYYGSKEGLFAAAVAVDLKLPDLGPLPREEVGSALVAHFLAMWEENEVLTALLRVGATNQAGAERMQGIFQDQLLPVAQQVCPDPEQVPARAALTSTQLLGMALARYVLRLPPAVALSRQEIVAWLAPTVQRYLTAPNP; encoded by the coding sequence ATGCCTGACAGCAAGCCCACCGTCCCCTCCCGACGCTCCGACGCCACCCGCGCCGCGATCCTCGACGCCGCCCGCGAGCGTTTCGCCGCCGACGGCTACGAGCGCGCCACCATCCGCACCATCGCGCGGGACGCGGGCATCGACCCGTCCATGGTGATGCGGTACTACGGCAGCAAGGAGGGCCTGTTCGCGGCCGCCGTCGCCGTCGATCTGAAGCTGCCCGACCTGGGCCCGCTGCCCCGGGAGGAGGTCGGATCCGCCCTCGTGGCCCACTTCCTCGCCATGTGGGAGGAGAACGAGGTGCTCACGGCCCTGCTCCGGGTCGGCGCCACCAACCAGGCCGGGGCCGAGCGCATGCAGGGCATCTTCCAGGACCAGTTGCTCCCGGTCGCCCAGCAGGTGTGCCCCGACCCCGAGCAGGTCCCGGCGCGGGCCGCGCTCACCTCCACACAGCTGCTCGGGATGGCACTCGCCCGGTACGTCCTGCGCCTCCCGCCGGCCGTGGCGCTCAGCCGCCAGGAGATCGTGGCGTGGCTGGCGCCGACGGTGCAGCGCTATCTGACGGCACCGAATCCCTGA